CAACTGAGACGAGATAAATGCAGGATCTTGTTTAATTTCTTCACATGACGACAAAGCTTACTGTGTAAAGGTCAATCAAGCCAACAACAACACGATACTTGTAAGAATATAAGTCTGTACCAGTAACATGCCAGCTGAAATGACGAAAGCGACTGCAGTGTCTACCAAAGCTGATGGGAATGTAGCAAGTGAACCGTCAACGTCACAAGAAAGCCAAACCTCAACACTGAAAACAGGTCCCGTAGCCAAGGTGAACGTGCGTCAACTTTCCTCCCAACTAGAATGTTCTCctaagggcctcttcatatgagcccggttgaccgggctggcccggtttccgagatctcaccttacctttgtaaaaactttgatgtgttcatgtGAGAGGGAGGCCTGGCTCGGTTACGGAGGTCTCGGTCTTTTCAACCAGGATCTGAAACCACGagctggaaattttgccatatgaacacttcatcccggttaccgggaggaaaataatacaatgcattttcgtgATAAAGCAGACATTACCAAggttttaattctcttttcttcaataatcaagcttggaatagtcttatttgagATTTAacgtaaagtcaaaagaaatttgaggttgtttaaacaaagaaaatcgagaatctgTCGCtaggcttgttcgttagatttcacgcctgaatggGCGTGTCACCaccaggcccgtaaccagggggggtgcacggggtgcattggcagtttaaaatctttgaagTTCGCCACCTTTCATAACCATTCTCCTCTACTAGCTATGATTGCGGTGGATGCATGCAACACGAATATGACTCTAGTTGAAAGGTCCAGGGACCACGTGGATGTATATCAATGGTAGGAATGGTATATTTTAACCCCAATTAAGATATTAAGTACCCTATTTTCACAAAATGAGAAACAAGACCAGAGAGCACCTAATCTTTGTTTTAAATCAATTTTGTATGCATTGAATTTAGCGTTAGTTTATTACGCGCGACATATCGCATATTTCACTTATGCTGTTTGTATTCGATCACATGAATAATGAATTTCGACGAACATGTTTAAAAATCCTGCGATGATTCTTTATcaggttttggtttttaaagtgctactacgatgaaattttcCCATATCTTTCTTTTGGGCTCAATTGACAGTTAACATCCCtaggaacattattgccaaGTTTCAGCTTTGTGCGAAAGCAAAAACCCTATTATTTTTGCGATTGTAATCTATAATTTTTGCCCGCCATTAATCCGCGATGTCCctacgacctggttaccaatgcttgaGGGCAGGTCGCATGAAACTTCGCGGCAaatctggtgacgtcattttctcaagtcaatCCTGACACATGGCTAATTTCTCATACGATTCCAGCTAGTTTATGTTTTAGCAGAGGGCGCAAATCGTTCAATTCAATATGGTAGGAAGTTTCTGTGTTGTTCAGGGCTGCAGCAACCGCAGCAACAAAGCGGCAGGACTGGCCCTGCATGCTAGTCCATCCGACAGAACGAGAGATCAGTGGGTCCAGTTTGTTAGGatcaaaaggaagaatttctttccacaaccacaggctaaatttgtgttttgcttggtgcacttcgaggaaaattgttttacttGAGCTTTCGATCCGACACAACGTGGACAACTTAAACCCGGTTCTTTGCCGAGCAGACAACACCGTATAAAGGAGAACGAGCGGCAAAAGGTTAGGTTCATATGAGTTCTTCTTGTACTATACATTTGCGTTCTCATGCAcaagatgtttgatattttaatatcgcTATTTCAAATTATACACTATttgcaacaataaaatacaaatgtatcgCATCAATCCCgaagattagaaaagtgcgtgaTAAGATTTCTCTTTCCTCCGATTTTGATTCCTTGCCATCGCACGCTTCTAGGACGCTGTATTGTAGTGGCAAGGACTAAATTATTAACTAACAAAATAGGTGGTAATATGGGCTATACTACGCACTAAATCGGCCGATTTTAAGGAAAAAATGTAGGGAATtctggttttccagaaaattacTAAAAAAGGCGaggtaaaaatatttattataaaCAGATATGATTTTATGCGCTGATTGTGCGAAATATCACACCTTCTTTCCAACTGCACAAAGGCAACTTGTTTCTCGACTGATACATATAAGCTTACATGTTCTTATCGCACAGATTCTGAAGGAATTACTGGGAGAGACTTCGCCAACTGTCTGCAGCACTAATGACAACAAAGAACAACCGGTCAGTGGTCACaatgaagataacatgttaaaAAGATATAGCATAATACATGGCATGTGAAAAAAAACTGTATGTAACTGcatgtttcttcatttttctcATTCTTAGCTCTAATGCCACCAAAATGTATGAAGGGCATTAATATTTCAAACTGTAATTGTTACTGGTATATTCAAATTCTAATTATCTGTCCTACATTCGTTTTACCAtgcaaatatttatttatatgcTATAATTCACAAAGGTTTCCCATCACTGTGAATGTGAAATATATTGTTATTCGTTTTCGTGATAAGTTAAAATTACCACACTCACTCTGACTCTGCTGCGTTTTTTTCAATCTTTGTAGCGCTGTACGTTTTTTGGACCATAATTCTGAGGCTTATAGCCCTAGTAGAGAGAACCCAAGTGTTAAGGCAACAAGCTGCATAGCCTGGATGTGTAGTAATACATTGTCCATCTTTTTCCACTTCAGCCATACGCTCTGTGCACCTGTCCATGTCCATGCAGCACTGACACTATTCTGGTTTTGTAATGCATTCGAGGGAGCAATTAGAACATTTGCATCTGAATGAAGATGAAATAAAGGAAGGAATGAACGATTATTTAGCTACAATTCAGTTAAGGGGCATTAAACTGAGAGTTCGCTTACAATTATACTGAAAAGTAGCAAGAAAAGTGTACTGTGCCAATTAATCTTTGGGCGTCTCTGTGGTTACGGTGAACTTTGCAGTAGAAATATAGACACTCAGTAAAGACATTCGATCAGACGTTTATACTCTCGATTCATAAGTTTTTGTATTTCATAACACGGAATACATATCAGTCTCTGATGTCTTCCTCCCCAGAAAAACGACTTAATAAAGTCTGCTCTTCCTCCTCTTCCAAGGCAAGCTGCTCAAGGTATTCTGCAGCTTCTTCTTTGGTCGGAACCGGCTCCACAGAGTCATCGTATCTGCCTATTTCTAGCAACGGCTTTTCGGGAAAGCTCTCTGGTTCACTTTCTTCACTGTAACCGTAATAACTTTCGCTTGAAGACGAAGGTGAAGGTGAACGAGACATCTTTTTTAGTAAGAAAACAGTAAGACGACAGCGAAAGACGCGAATGCGAGttgacaaaatgacgtcacgacaaaaagacaataggccTGTAGCGCATAGCCTCAGCTCTATAGTGCAGGCTCACTGGAACGTAAATTCACAATGGTGGACgcaaaaaacaacttttcagggcTTCATTTTTCCAGTTTGAGGGGTGAAAATCTTTATTTCAATCAAATATTAGGTTACAGTCTTCCTTAATGAGCTATTATAAATGGTTCTTTGTGACAAATATGACATagaaatttcgtcgtagtagcacgtTAAGAGTAAGAAATTTAAGAAAGTACAACTCGTCTTttccagttctttttttttttttttcaaagcaacacGAGCGAGCGCGATCAGCTTTGGTCGAAGAATGTCAAGAATGTTAAGTGAGAAGTTTTCAAAGAACCGAGAGCTATCgagatgataaaaaaaatgaatttgagTTCAATGATCGTTTGTTTTTGATGTGGAAAGAAATTTAAGCAAGCGAAGTCTATCATTGCTATCAATTGATCCACTCTTGTCGCGATAGAATTAAAGGAACGAAAAGTGTGATCCCATCTGTCTTTTTTGCTTTCAGAGATAATACGACCTGGGAATTGAAAATATTAAGgtaattaattttctttagtTGATTAATGCAGCTTTTTAGAAGTTCTTTACTCGGTGGATATGTTTAGACAGGTAGCAGGAATTTCGATCGGATATATTTTGTAGAGGCGAGGGAGGCTAAGTGTTaaacttaacagtgataagCGCTTTTTAAAATAAGCTGCCTTAATTTAAAAGAAGTGATTTTTTGCTTCACAAGTTTTTTCCTGGTTACTTTTCAAGCCTCGAAGCCTCTTTTAAATACCGTTGTTCCTTTCATAGGAGATGTACAGTGTACAGATGAGGAGTCTTCGCACTaacagttgttttgaaaaatatccCAAAATAGCCATTCGCGAATTGATCGTGCTTGTCTACTTTTGGTCACAAGATGAACAACACAGAAAATTTAGTCACGGTCTCGATGCAAGGTCTTAGCTCTGGTTGAGCGACCATCAGATAAATCCAATGAGATTTCTGACAAGAGTAAATCGGCAGTTATTAGTACAGTGTTTATCAAAACTGAACGGAACCTTTCGCATTTTGATTGCTATACCGGCGCGGGTCCGTGTGGAAAACAACCCATTAGGTTTGAACAAGTGTGTTTATTTGACGTCTCGCTGAGCTCTGAGCTCACACCTTACACCTTTAATACACCTGTCAAACTGAATGACAGGGCAAAATTTTACACAAATGTAAGACAGGAGgacaggaaaaacaaaacgaaacactTACGCCTTTCCGGGCTTGCAACACGGACCGCATGGTCTAAAACTAAAACCGAACTAATTGCGCAAGCGCAAAAAACTAAAACGAGATTGAGTTGTCACGCAACGTGACATTGTAAGCCTAGCAGCGTGCTAGGGTCGCTACATGGCTTCCctaaatgaaattcatttacaTAAGAACGTTCTGAAAATCGCTAATCAGCTAATGTCAATCGTTCTGGGCACTGCCTCCTCCGGTGGGGGTGACATCCCGGTGTAGGGTTTCTTCCTGGGCGAGCAATAGAACGAGGTTATGAATCGGTCGTTCCAGCAGCTTACGTTTCCCATCTTGAAGTAAGAGAATTTGAACCTTTCGTATGCGACCATCTCTACTGGGGAGAACCTCTGTTACCCGAGCGAGCTGCCACTGATTCCTGGGTAGTTCTTCGTCCTGAAGTATAACGATATCTCCTACTTTACAATCTCGTTGAAGCATGTTCCATTTTTGTTCTCGTGTAGAGAAGAGGAGAGCATTCCCGGCGCCATCTGAACCAAAACTGATTGGCCATGAATTGTACACGTCTCCATCTTTTTCTTGAATACAAATCCACTCGTTCGAAACTTCCAGGTGGGAGGAGTACAATCTCCGTTTTTGAAGTCAGCAGTGATTCGGCGTAATGGATTCTGGAAAACCAGGCTCTGACAAGTTTTCCACAGTAAGGGGGCGACTATTGATGACATTCTCCACCTCTGTCATTAGGGTGCGTAAAGCCTCGTCGGTCTAGTTGACCTCCTTGTTCTTGTAACAGGATGGAGAGAACTGATCTGACTGTTCGAATAAGTCTCTCCCAAACACCTCCCATGTGCGACGAAGCAGGCACGTTGAAGTTAAAGCAAATCCAATCTAAATCTTTAGTCCCGAGGAAGTCTTGAACGCGATCGCGGTCCAACTCTTGTAAAGCGTCAGCAAGTTCATTTCTAGCTCCTACAAAATTTGTCCCACGGTCTGAACGTAGTTCGCGAACCTTCCCTTGCCTGTTGATGAAGCGGCGTAGTGCACTTATGAAAGAATCTGCCTCAATGGAACAGAACGGGAATCTAAACAAGTGAAGAGTAGACCATACCACTTCAGAGTCTTTCGGCCTTCTTTAATATAAAAGGGGCCGAAAACATCTATGCCTGTATAGTGGAATGGAGCCGTTTCGGCGATGCGCTCTTCTGGCAGGTCAGACATTTTCTGGGTGAGCGGTCGGCGGTTGACACATTTAGAAATTGCTCTCGTTACAATGGACCTTCCATTTACGATCCAATACCCGGCCTGACGAACAGCATTGTGAGTTATTCCTCGTCCTTGGTGGCATGCAACCTTATCATGGAAGTGCTCAATTATCAGATCTGTAATATGACTGCGTTTGGGTAAGATGCAAGGATGTTTGAGTGCAAGGGGGAATGCTGCTCGTCGGATGCGGCCACCTACTCTGACCAATCCATTTTCGTCGAGGAAAGGGTCCAACTTACGTAAACAACTTGCTTTCCTCAGCTTGTCATGCCGTTGACGTGCGGCATATCTATCTTTGAATTTGCTTAAGTTTCCGTTGAGGTTCTTTAGTGTCTGTACCTCAGGACCAAAATAATGGCGTTGGACGCAACTTAGAATAGCTTGCTCAGCCTGAACCAGCTCCTGGACGGAAAGTGGAAGGAGTAGCTTCTGCTGTACGTTGGGTGACTTAGCGGCAGATTTCGAAGGGTGTGTCTCGGTTGGGCCTTCAAAGGTGGTCTTGCATACTACGGTTTGCTAAAGGTTGACAATAGCTCTTCTTGTCCAGGCCActgttgtttttgctttctgcCAAGACGAAACGCGATTTAAGTAGAACAGCATGGACGTCTCATGCGGTTCTTGAGCTTTCGAGCAAGTAGTGGCGAAGGTGTTTTCAAGTAGTGGCGAAGGAGCTTTCACCTCGACATCATCTGTGACTAGTTGACGTATTTGCCTTACCTTCTGTAGCAGCACGTCAGTTTTCCAGAGAAATTCTGGCCCACGGAACCACCTTGTGTTCTTCAGCAACTGACTGGCAGTAAGGGAGCGAGAGGCCTCATCTGCAGGATTATCTTTGCCTGGTACGTGATGCCACTGTTCTGGATTGCTACGATCACGGATGTATTGTACCCTGTTGTCGACGTAGACAACCAATAGCAGGTATGAAACTTGACCAACACCTGATTCACTTGCATCCACAAGACTGTGAACTTCAGTTTGGATGGGACTCCCAAATCCTGGTGGCTTGACGCAACCCTGTATTTTGACTTTCTCTAACAATGGTAATTCAGTACGCCATCTTTCCCAACGTGGAGGAATTTTTCAGGAACTGGATCGTCCCAGTCCACGTTTTCAGGTCTTGTAGAATCTGTTTTCCGACAAGGATGACAGGAGTGTCTGACTCTATGCACCAATAGGTGCCTAACGATCTTTGGATTGGCAATGCATCATGGCGTAAGTCGAGATCTTTAAGGTCCTTCGTGCGGTCTTCTGGGGGGAGTGTCTCCAAAACTTCCTTGCAGTTGCTGGCGAACTTATGAAGTCGTAACTTTACAGAAGCACAGATAGCTTGACTGCTCTTGACCAATGTAACAGCTTCTTGGACAGAGGGGACTGAGGTGAGATCATCGTCGACATAAAAGTTTCTGGGAATGAAATTGGCAGCTTCATCACCAAACTCTGCACGGCCAGATTCTGCTGTCCAGTGAAGGCTGAAGTTGGCAACAGCTGGCGATGACACCGCTCCGAAGAGTTGTACGTTCATGCGGAACTCACTGATGGGGCCATCTAGATCGCTGTTCTCATAGCATAAAAAACGGAGGAAATCTCTACAATCTGGCGTTACATCAAAGCTGTGGAACATCTTTTCTATGTCACGACTAAGTACAACATCCTCTTTGCGGAACCTTGCCAAAACTCCGGTGAGGGAATTCATTTGATCCGGTCCCTGAAGGAGGTGTTTGTTCAAGGACTCGTTGTTAAAGATGGCACTAAAATCGAAAACCACTCGCACTTGATCAGGTTTTTTAGGATTATAAATGTCAAAGTGCGGAAGGTACCACACCTTACCAGGAGCGGTTGTGAGTTCATCGGCCAGGACAGCACTGGCGTGGTGGCGATCAAAGATCTTTTCCATGAAGTCGATGTAGTTCTTTCTTGCTTTCTGTTTCTTACTCAATTTCTTCTTTAGGTACAGAAGTCTTCTGACGCACTGTTCACGGTTGTTGGGAAGGGTGACCTCGATCCTTCTGAAAGGTAATGGTGCCTCCCAGTTTCCTAAGTGCTTCTTGTAAATTCCTGTACTTAAAATTTGACAGAAGCGTTTATCTTCAACTGATTGAACTTGCTCCGTTCCATGAATCTTGCGAGAGTGGAACAATTCGCCATAGTCAAGTTCCATCATTTCATGAATTTGCTGGGGGGTCGTGACGTCCTTTGGTCGCTTAATACTGGTAAGGAGAGTAACAAATCCATTCTGATCGACGACCTTCGAGAGTTGTAGCAGATCTCTGTCTGAATCATGGAATGGTAACTCCTCTCTATGAACAGTAATTCGGTTCACTGGTACAGTGAGATTACATTCCTTAGTTTCAACGTCAGCTAAACAGACTGGTCCGATGATCGTCCACCCAAATTTGTATTCTTCGGCCCACAGTTCATTTGCAACCCCATGAATGACATTCAGAGGTTGGAAAGCAGAAGGGATGTTCCTTCCGATGAGCATACCAATTTCTATGTCGGGTCTGTAAGTAATCTTGTGCACTATAGTCTTCAAGTATTCCCACTGTCTCGCTATCTCAGGTGTGGCGATGTCATGGTGTGTCGCTGTGATGCTCTCTTGAGCATACGCATAGCATACTTTGACCGGAGAGTGTTCACCGTTGACACCTTGAACCTGTAGGCCGCAAACCTTTCGTATTCTGACTGTGTTGGTGCCGATTATGGTGTTCACTTGCAGATTAACTTCTTTCCGATCGATACTTAATTCATTCAAAAGATTGTCTGTCACAAACACGTCAGTGGATTGGTCATCCAATACCGCAAATGTTAAGGTCTCTTTTAAGGGATCTGATTGACCCGACCCCCTCAACAAGACAATTCTAGCACACGAACGGATTGGTCCCTCTTTGCATACTTGAGTGAAGGCTGAAGAAGTTGAAGTGACCTTGTCTTCTGACCTTGACGGATCATGAAGGACTGTAGCGTGTCTGTTTCCACATATTTTGCAATGAGGTGGACCTTGATCACAGTTCTTGCCGATATGTTTGTTCGAGTTGGCACAATTAAAACAGAATCTGTTCTTGAACAAGAATTCCTTTCGTTCTTTGAAATCCAGGTCACGGAATTTCTGGCATTCATCGAAATTATGAGTCTTTGTTTTGTGATAAGAACAGAAAAATTGCTTGGGTGAGGAAACTGTGCGTTGGTCATCAGGTGATGCTAGTGGCTTGAAGACTCTTTAGGACTCATCTGTTCCCGAACTGCGTCTTGCAATAGGTGATGCTTGTGTCGTCAATGTTGTTGTTGCGAGGTCTTGATGGCTAGAACCCTGAGTCCCCTTACAGGGAAGGGTGATTAAAGTGTTCGTTGTACTCTTATGGTTGCTTTTAATAACTGGCATTTGGGTGATTTGAGGAATGTTCATTCGCTCAGAGTGGAAGGTGACTTCCTTCACAAATTCCGAAAAGGATGGAAACACATCATCACCATGTGATTGTTGCAACCTTTGAACCTTTGTTGACCACTTGGTTTTGAACCATCGGGGGAGCTTATCAACGAGACTCTGCAACTtggaagaaaattcaaagatCTTGTGATTAGGGATGTACTCACTGGCAACCTCCACCTGCTGTAGAAAGTCACTAAATTCTTGCATGCCTCTAGCATCACTGTTTCCAACTTTGGGCCAATTGGTGAGCTTAACCTCGAACTCTGCACTCAGTATGGCCGAATGTCCAAAACGTTCTCTTAACCTCTTCGTTGCCTCCGTAGACGCCCTTTCAGGATCACCAATCAGAAACTGGAGCTGCTCTACGACTTTCTTTGCTCTTCCTTCCAGGTGTTGGTAAAGGAGGTGCAATTTCTGTTGGGAAGAGACTGGAACTGAATCGACGAGCGCATCAAATGCAGTCTCCCGAAGAAAGAACCTTGTCTTGTCCTTTTCTTCTCCCTTGAAGACATCTGGTTTTGCTTGTGGTAAGCGCTGTAACTGCGTGACTTTGGTTAAGGCGTCATTGATTTGTTGCGTATTATCTGATGAAGGCAAGAAATAAGCAGGACTGACTTGAGGCAGCTGTGGTTGAGGCGGAACAAACAATGGACTGTTACCATAAAGACTCCGAGGCACACAAGGTTGTTGCGTTATCGACTGTATAGGTGTTGCAGGGATTTGCGATACATAGCCTGACTGTAAACCTGCTGCTGCTGACTGTGATACGGAAACAAGTGACTCTAGCACTGAAGACTGCGTGACTGGAGCAGGCGATGGTGTTAGAGGGACTGACAAATGTGAGACGGAACTTGAGAACGCACTGATAGGAGTTGAAGCTTGTGCTTCATAACATAACTGTTTAACTGAGACTGGAGCCTGCGTGACAGGAACTGAGACTGGAGCCTGTGTGACAGGAACTGGGACTGGAGCCTGCGTGACAGAAACTGAGACTGGAGCCTGTGTGACAGGACCTGAGACTGGAGCCTGTGTGGCGGGAACTGAGACTGGAGCCTGCGTGACAGGAACTGAGACTGGAGCCTGTGTGACAGGAACTGGGGCTGGAGCCTGCGTGACAGGAAATGAGACTGGAGCCTGTGTGACAGGAACTGAGACTGGAGCCTGTGTGACAGGAACTTTTATTCCGAGCAGAGCACTTTTAGATGACGAAGAACTCTTGGACGACAATCACGAGAATTTTGATTTGCGAGAACCACGTGACGAATTTGATCTTATCTCCTCCTTTAATTCTAGGCGCTCTAAGCGATAAGAAGCGTCGGCAGATATTTTCTCCCTCGAGTTTTGCACTTCATATTGTTCGTTCGTAATCTCGTTTATTTCCTCTGGTTCTTTAGCTAAATTCAATCAATTAACAAATTCTTGTAACGTTTTGTCCGCAGAATTCTTTAGTGCTTGTAATTCGCTCTGCAATGCTTCACGGTCGCTTGATTCGGTGATCAATTTCTCAACCACGAGGAGCTTGCGACGGAATTCCTTCTTGTAATCCAGAGCCGCTTATTTCCGTATTTGTAAGGTAAATGCGCGGTCATCTTTCGAAGACGAGTGGGCTTCACAGACGACTGATCCAGATTTGAGTGTTTGGCGACAATATAAATATTTCTCCAACGGAGAGGCTTTGACTGTACCGGCGTGGGTCCGTGTGGAAAACAACCCATTTGGTTTGAACAAGTGTGTTTATTTGACGTCTTGCTGAGCTCTGAGGAGgacaggaaaaacaaaacgaaacactTACGCCTTTCCGGGCTTGCAACAGGGACCGCATCGTCTAAAACTAAAACCGAACTAATTGCGCAAGCGCAAAAAACTAAAACGAGCCTGAGTTGTCACGCAACGTGACATTGTAAGCCTAGCGGCGTGCTAGGGCCGCTACAATTGCTGTCTGAAATAAAAAGTCTGAAGAAGTTCTCATTGATTGCCTATctaatgcagaaaaaaaaacatcttcgGTTTAGATCCCTTTTTCAgtgaatttattattttactcTTCATATGTTGTAACCTTTACTGCCAAGTACAATGGACGACGTCGAGCTTCCGATTCGTGGCCTTTTGGTGTTACTACCTGCTACACGGCCAGCCAAAGGGTACTACCAAGTTGTAGAGAGAAGAGACAGAGCCGATCTTAGCCAAATGTCTCCAACCCGGAAGCGAAGTTTTCACCGACGACTGGGGGGCTTATCAAGGCTTAGAACGCCATCTTCCAAACCACGTTTCGCTCCATCGGGTGGTAATTCACGCCGATAACTTTGTAGATGCTACAAGCGGTGTCTACACTCAAGAGACCGAATCTGCGTGGAACAATTTAAAGCTCGGGATTAAGACCCGACGTGGAGTAGAGGCTAAAGACCGCCAAGCCTACTTAAATGATAGGATGTGGCGGCAGTGGAGAGGAGGAGAAAGAGTTTTTGCAAACTTTCTACCAGTTATAGCGTCGCAATTTAATGATTACATTGTATAAGTCCTCAATTTAAggtgtttttttatttcctttataaTGGAGATAAAAGGTTTGCTTTGCATAATGAGACTGTAACTGACGTGAGTCAATCTACTGAACATTGTAACCGGCAATAAAGCGATCTTTAATTTGAGGGGAACGCAAAAGTGTTGTCGAGCAATAGTCTGCGGTCAGTTATGACGGGAGAGAAGAAAAGAATCTTTTTCGTTCTAGAGGGTAGCTAGGCGGTCGGCAAATAAGACAAGGTCGAACAATTTATGCTTTGTTCACTTTTTCTCTCATCATAGTCATAGTTAATGTTGTTGCTAACAGATCATACTTTGCGGCAAATAATTCGCGCTGACTCCCACCTTACGAGGAGGAAAACCATTACGGTAATAGGTAAATTAGACATTTAAACTAATGTTCACGTGCATGTAAATTTCATAAAAAAGTTACAACgattcttcattttttcaagaAACTTTTCACAAGAAACTCCACATCCTTGCTTGAGAAAACAGCTGCTCTAAAATAGGCATCTTGCAAGGAGGCAGGACAGCcaaagaataaaaatgaaatgaaattaatttgctTCTTTCCAAATAATCGAAGAAAAGATTGTAAATTATGTTAGTCTTAACCTGCGAGTAGATAGCTCTCGTTGCCTTCGTTTCCAGAGCAAAGGTAAAGAAATCTGAACTTATATATTTAGACAATTTAAGAATGGCTCGATTCAGTAGGGAATTTTTAAAGCAATAGTAAGATGAAATATTGATGAAAATACTTTCAGAAAATATGAACATAAAATGTGAACAAATAATTTGGTAAGTTTTCGTTTCAGTGCTATTGTGGTTTTGCTTGCGATGTCACTGCAAAAGCCATGAACGCAAAACTTTCCCCTTTTCTACTTAAACTCGTACAAGCCATCGTAATTCATCACCAACTCGCAGCCTCATTAGCCGGTTCTCTTTCCTCTGCGTACGCCTCcaagttgttaaaaattgaGCAATAGGCAACGGAGGTAGAGCCTTGGTGGACGTTTGATTCCAATGATCCCCATGCGTTTGACGTCACAATGAAAACGACTCATaactaaaggctggtttccatatgatcgcagacgatcgcggatcgaaGAA
This window of the Acropora muricata isolate sample 2 chromosome 14, ASM3666990v1, whole genome shotgun sequence genome carries:
- the LOC136899161 gene encoding uncharacterized protein; this encodes MSRSPSPSSSSESYYGYSEESEPESFPEKPLLEIGRYDDSVEPVPTKEEAAEYLEQLALEEEEEQTLLSRFSGEEDIRCQCCMDMDRCTERMAEVEKDGQCITTHPGYAACCLNTWVLSTRAISLRIMVQKTYSATKIEKNAAESDKENALFSLKEEEMLQGTETLTKVVGYTGEGANITLSSEEDTRLCTLANGDLSDDEDADVFVDTAAAPTEDEREVSLPRLPGLAYQDSKLLAFY